AATTACACTAACAATCAATAGACATTTAGTTTCTATTTCACTTCAGTCATACAAGCCTCTCATTTCTGGTGTAATGCCACTGAAATTAACTTGGGGGAACATTCTCTTACTCATTGAAATGTTTATTTCCATGTCACCCCATCACTGTGACCTTCCCCACAATGATACCCACCTGTTCAGTTTATTTTTACTAATATCCACACCAGCCTAATTCTTCTGATATTTAAAGAGCTTTTTCAGCCTAATATGATACTTTCACAAAAAAGTATACACACCAAATTATGTGCTAGATTGAACTGACCATAATTTAGTGAGTAAATTAGTTTCTGTAACACTAAGGGGGAAAAGTGATATCAATATCCCATGAAATAAACTGATTTTTGAACATTTGTTCATCTCAAATGTACTGATTTTGACCATGTACTTTTTCTCTTTATATCAGGTGTTATCTCTTATCCACTCTTATAATTATAACACACAAGTATGTTTTggtaaacagaataaataaatatatatattatatacttccTAATACAATACAAATACTATGTGTATATCTAATACAAATAATGGTAGCTCTTTGATTATACTTCTAAAAGGGATTTAAGCTTCACATATTCAACAGATGTAGTTTATAGATTAGCCATGAAAGTGTCCAATTGACCAGTAGTAACACACCCAGAATTATCAATAGTATCAAACCCTTAATTAAATGCCATCATTCAGCTACTCTGAATGGCTTTCCCAGCCACTATTGCTACTTGAGCTGCCACAATCTGACTGAACCAAGCCACTGAGTAAACATAATATAGAAATCACAGCATTCACCAATGTCCCAGAGCAATGACTGCCCTCTTATGTGACTCATACTAAAAGTGTCACTCACTCAGAAAATACCATATTTGTTAAGCTGGAATTTTTGTATACAAAACCATCActctcaaaagaaagaaagaagaaatcagtTTTATACTTCATTTGACAGCATCTGAAAATTCATCAATACACgaaagagaaatgaaacacaCTATCCCAAATTTAATGAAAGGTTGTTAACAAGCACAAACTCTGTATCTCTGTTTCATTTTAAGTATAGTTTATTCATTAACATAACAAGTGAAACTCACCTTCGCTCCTTCCGTGGTTGCTGGTAAGGAGATCAGAGAATGGTTTGAATTAATGTGACGGAAGTGTTACAACTATGAAATATTTCCAGAGTGTGgatctgtgtaaaaaaaaaagtgtcacacAATCAGACATTCAGTCAATTGCCTTATGATAAATATATGGTCACCGCAAAAGTGTATTAGAAAGGAAAGATAACCATCTGAAATTTATAAATATTCAAACCTTTACTAAAAGCAGCTTGGATATGAAATTTAAATGACATATAACACAGCAGAAAAAGGCACTATTCCAAAGTTCTTCAAAAAGGAATtgtatttacagatgacatgaacTAATCAAATACATCTAGCATCGTCTGGAGAACTTAATGGCATGCCATAACTCAATATCACAGTCAATATGCAGAACAGAACCCATAATTATGTTTCTAATAATCAAGCCAAAAGTaaggaaataaatgaagcaaTATCAAAATGAAATGGATGGAGAAACAAAGGAGAGCACCACTCACAGAATCATTTGTGACATGACAAACAGTTTGAGAAATTAGTTACACCCCTTAAAACCAGTTAACCCTCTGAAACTGTGTGGTTGTGTGGCACATCTGTCTGGCACTAAATTCTGAAATGCCTTCATGCCCTGAAGATACCTTTGCTATTCATCTAGAGCTCACTTCCCACTGAAACGGGGTTTTATGGAAAGCATGAGATGTGCAAGAAGATGCCGGTCACCTTTCCATCTTGAGAAAGCAGTCCCGCTAGCTACAGCATCTCGTAGATGGTCACTGCTGACTTGTGGATTCACAACAGATGAGGAGCAAACTGCTGCTCCTGGAACAAAGCTAGTCTACGGTGCCATTTCTCTGTTCCTTCCCGAACACCGAACTCCTCCATGGTGGAGGCTTCCAAAATGCAAATGCAACCAAGGTTTCTCCGATGGATTTGATTCCAATCAAAACCTAGTGCCAAACAAGCATCTTGGATATGCAAATTATCGACATTAGTAAATAAAGAATtctccacccctacccccaccaaaGTGGCAAAACTTTTCTTCCCAGGGGCCTAAAGGATAACAGCAGACCTGTAAATATTAATATAGCTGTTGTGACGATGAAGAAATTAAGAGACAGTAATCAAAGGGGATCAAATGACCAGAAGAACTAAATAAAACCCATACAATTATGAGGAAAGTTAGTACTTCATAGGCTTTAATAAAACAAGGCTATCATCCTCATTTGGAAGTACTTTAGAGGCTTATAACTAGTGCCTGTTAGAGACATGTGATATCAATATATTTTCAAACACAGAACACATTAGCAATATGAATTCTAAAtaggaattttaaaatatatggaaATATGTATTAAGCTGAGGTGCTtggttttttaaagtatttcaacCTATGACATAGACAACCTACTTTAAGTTCATGAAAACCCAATCTTCTCTCTATATGTTTGGTATACACATTTCAAATTCTTTCAAATACAGTTTAAGGTTTGCATGAATGTGCTCAATTAAACACACCATTACCGTTAAGTTCCTACAAACTACTATAGGTAATAAAGTGGACTCAGTCAATGTTctaggggtttttgtttgtttgttttttgtgacCCATTTCAACTGAGGTGTTTCCACAGCTCCTGccacaaaaaaaaaccaacaatttccattccttttaaaataataataagtaattttTCCACAAACTTGAAGTCAATGAATGTACAGATTGATGTGTATGTTTGTGAGAAAGAAGTAGAGTACATTATCTGACATTCGTTTCCAGTTCTTAATTATTCTCCagagatatttaaaaatagcAGCAGAAGTAAATGCCAAGAAGACTTGAAACCAAATCTTGAtttggcccaggaggtgacacagtgtttTTAGTAGGCTTTAGCAACCTGTGTGAATGCATAAGTTCAATCAAAAAGAGGCCCCAGTTATCTGCTCTTGGAAAGACTAGAATCTAGATAGCACTTAGGTTAAGACGCAGGATGGTGTATGAACTTCTTATTATAAAGAATCACAAGTTGCTTCAGATGTCAATGAAAATGTTCTATGCTTGGGTCATGGAAACCAATTAAACATATATGCTGTGTTCTCAAATCTCTCAAGAAAATACTAATGGCAACAGTTTGACTAGTGGTGTAGCTGAATATGCCGTCCAATAACTAGAAAGAGTAATCCagcaaacaaagagaaaaatatccCAGCTGGGGCCAAGAAGAATGACCAGCCATATAGAACAGAAGCAGTGAACTCCGGACAATctttcattttcatgtttttgtaGCTCTCCATGTCAGCGACTGCCTGGACCCAGATGACATACAGAATCACCACCAGCGAAAACAGGATACCTGAGAAAAGCAAAACAGAGGACCTTTAGCCTTTCTGAAGATGTT
Above is a window of Erinaceus europaeus chromosome 3, mEriEur2.1, whole genome shotgun sequence DNA encoding:
- the TMEM182 gene encoding transmembrane protein 182 isoform X3, giving the protein MLLGIVTVLAASFLIICAAPFASHFLYKAGGGSYIAAGILFSLVVILYVIWVQAVADMESYKNMKMKDCPEFTASVLYGWSFFLAPAGIFFSLFAGLLFLVIGRHIQLHH